One Rhizoctonia solani chromosome 3, complete sequence genomic region harbors:
- a CDS encoding ATP-dependent DNA helicase Q-like SIM translates to MGYKAEEDILLQDEIEELALQGLYPGEQRKYPGLKLTDEDLTRIDKIDDLDMGAINTAPAPVPSPPSPPIIGPLTYTKALQVANKRANGFYPCVWQIALAWALYRRACDALLVAGTGYGKTLPLIPNLFLDLELIVWIVSPLNYIEMEQEIVLTNWARCTIAVNSMTMPPGLIKVRQYVYD, encoded by the exons ATGGGCTACAAAGCAGAAGAAGATATACTATTGCAAGATGAAATAGAAGAGCTTGCTCTACAAGGCCTTTACCCAGGAGAGCAGCGCAAG TATCCAGGGCTCAAACTAACGGACGAAGACCTTACACGCATCGACAAAATTGACGATTTGGATATGGGAGCTATCAATaccgctcctgctcctgttCCAAGTCCGCCGTCGCCACCAATAATTGGGCCTTTGACTTACACCAAAGCTCTCCAAGTAGCAAATAAAAGGGCTAACGGATTCTACCCTTGCGTATGGCAAATCGCTCTTGCTTGGGCACTGTATCGCAGAGCCTGTGATGCTCTGCTGGTAGCGGGAACGGGCTATGGTAAGACATTGCCACTCATACCTAATCTCTTCCTTGACCTGGAGCTTATTGTGTGGATTGTTTCGCCTCTGAACTACATTGAAATGGAGCAGGAAATAGTACTCACCAATTGGGCGCGCTGTACTATTGCTGTAAACTCTATGACGATGCCACCAGGGCTTATAAAGGTGCGCCAATATGTTTATGATTAG
- a CDS encoding Ty3/Gypsy polyprotein/retrotransposon yields MKAHNALLDARVKMTKHANEHWRPAEYKVDDLVYISTKNIQWPKGTSKKLLVKYIGPYKIAKVVTKGASYEVELGKDLQARGIHPVFHALLLRPHKPVDDRRFPGRNLNQVTSIGESPQEWAVDRITSHKGKGRNAIFELVWKTGDRTWEPYQNIKHLEALETYREAQGVPNAGKLPIGKSEETKSNTEKETKKIQLNTIAYIKDPQAKAINTTPHSEPCTYTLPMSSNAIQMTAETLQAVLNAQANVQIESNKTLLQLARETGQRLKNISMGYSRRQRKAFRKNNPHQDPKHIGRRRKQKDRQAQNTPKASHPVATTSQSANLPMENIIGAMANLGFDNYLTATPTELQNIPLAPPVPAYTPAPIQGAPDSLPKEPQATHIIRPNPPLTLPQTAGTNNNQPAQEPVTIAVNPAPTRNPSNQANEETIDYKDDYTMDETQYNQTGHAGEPLHGPEG; encoded by the coding sequence ATGAAAGCACACAACGCGCTACTAGATGCACGAGTGAAAATGACAAAACATGCAAACGAGCACTGGCGCCCGgcagaatacaaagtagacgACTTAGTATACATTTCCACCAAGAACATCCAATGGCCAAAAGGTACATCAAAGAAATTGTTGGTAAAATACATTGGACCATACAAGATAGCGAAAGTAGTAACCAAAGGAGCCAGCTACGAGGTAGAACTAGGAAAGGACCTACAAGCAAGGGGCATACACCCAGTGTTTCATGCGTTGCTCCTAAGGCCACACAAGCCGGTAGATGACCGAAGATTTCCCGGACGAAACTTGAATCAAGTAACATCAATCGGCGAAAGCCCGCAGGAATGGGCAGTCGATAGGATTACATCGCACAAAGGAAAAGGCAGAAACGCGATATTTGAGTTAGTATGGAAAACTGGAGACCGAACCTGGGAGCCGTACCAAAACATCAAACACCTCGAAGCATTAGAAACTTACCGCGAGGCCCAAggagtacccaatgcagggAAACTGCCAATCGGAAAAAGTGAGGAAACTAAGAGCAACACTGAAAAAGAAACCAAGAAAATTCAATTGAACACGATAGCATACATAAAGGACCCCCAAGCAAAGGCCATCAACACCACCCCTCACTCAGAGCCTTGCACATACACTCTACCAATGTCTTCCAACGCTATCCAGATGACCGCAGAGACTCTCCAAGCCGTCCTGAACGCGCAGGCGAACGTCCAGATCGAATCCAACAAGACGCTCCTACAGCTTGCAAGAGAGACCGGGCAGCGCCTCAAGAACATCAGTATGGGCTACTCGCGACGACAGCGCAAGGCGTTCAGGAAGAATAACCCGCACCAAGACCCAAAGCACATTGGCCGACGTCGCAAGCAGAAGGACAGGCAAGCGCAGAACACACCGAAAGCAAGCCACCCCGTAGCGACGACCAGCCAGAGCGCAAACTTGCCCATGGAGAACATAATAGGCGCGATGGCCAATCTTGGATTTGACAACTACCTAACCGCCACACCAACGGAACTGCAGAACATCCCCTTGGCACCGCCGGTACCCGCATACACGCCCGCTCCGATCCAGGGAGCCCCCGACTCGTTACCTAAGGAGCCACAAGCTACTCATATTATTCGGCCAAACCCCCCACTCACACTCCCACAAACAGCGGGGACGAACAACAACCAGCCCGCACAGGAGCCCGTCACCATAGCTGTAAATCCCGCACCCACTCGAAACCCCAGCAACCAGGCAAACGAAGAAACCATCGATTACAAAGACGACTACACAATGGACGAAACCCAATACAACCAAACCGGACACGCTGGCGAGCCGCTCCACGGCCCGGAAGGGTGA
- a CDS encoding Pol polyprotein/retrotransposon — MDSNKKPLLFLDIILRDYPTDPIKTLIDSGATSNFISPTLVEKLKIPKTLLENPRVVRMLDGTISQTGRIWHQVQLAVSANGHPHHIPFLVCPIGNTPAILGMTWLTLESPLIDWQQGLVTFPEQVQIASEEEADPDPLADLPTQYHEFARVFGKEEFKVLPPHREYDISIDLLPDAKLSPGPIYGMTNAESRALKQHIDEELATGKIRPSTSSAGAPVMFVKKADGSLRLVVDYRKLNKVTHKNVYPLPRQDDLMAKLRNAKLFTKLDLCWGYNNVRIKEGDEWKTAFRTKYGLFEYLVMPFGLTNAPAAFQHFMNDLFRDLIDVTVVIYLDDILIFSEDPEKHPEHVREVLSRLMKNQLFCKLSKCHFHVTTVDYLGIVISPAGFSMDQKKIEAVTSWPQPKTVKQVQAFLGFVNYLRRFIPNFSSVARPLHNLTKKETPWSWGNLEEAAFQELKLLVTQSPVLIHSNPGLPYYLKTDASGVAMGAILSQRGPDNRLHPIAYMSKSFSGAEANYDTHDKELLAIIKALEEWRIFLEATDKPIQVFTDHRNLEYWRQARTFNRRHARWRIFLSDFNFEIHYCPGKQSGKPDALSRRSDYVDTPPNPEVMLPAEVFANTSEEELNIVSEIRTKLRDDPSLEPIIKFLTEDADNAPLSIRKAYREYDWEEDLLWYRGKLVVPDSESTKDRLLREFHDSPLAGHPGQQRTLELLSRNYWWPGMKSSAKEWVECCPVCQANRRAHAPVIALKPLEVPPFPFHTISYNFITGFPKSQGHDAILVVIDSFSKFGHFIPTSKKVTAKGLADLFITHVWKLHGLPVKTISDRGTTFTGKFLRALYQRLGVKPAFSSAYHPESDGQTERVNQFIEFYLRSYIAADHLDWATWLPLAEYAYNNAKHASTGKTPFELVYGRNPIMNPSNIPANVPEADAVADTLAQEWKEAESALRMSKERMIRDKGTVPEYSVGEKVWLDGKNVELRTNSNKLDPKRLGPFKVIEKVSSHAYRLELPETLKIHDVFYVGLLSRSYESPSQPFPERPPPETIEGEEEYKVEQIIDSKRQRGKWFYLIKWKGYGPEDNSWEPEELLEHSQEEIKRFNQARLRKAPSTPPYSGVRHWTSNRVAGPAEKNIGEAKGDPSQPYHLEERASEQAPGPSELHPSRASTSKQASQPSKPYPSRLVTPSFLADAKATPREEDPVGSTTPFVTPSQKARPPVTTHCAPLNGPKFFTETINVDTGSIHEEVEEPKNGSNKTLRQSKVLKGKSAAQQKAEDLAYMREIIKDNQRLRSLRSSLPNIIQNDKDLLTKINKALWESSNTKEYIPSEWEIELETNSPNAETRTVAQPSNQSAAADPGCPTFFDKGKWISNEDFDAQQAYKTAKSRTDDTMPKKDRPSIGITLDDIRPPRKAAWRETPERSRDRSGIAALPAGGYFANKMRAKGVATPSTSKKEKSAKKRAYSPSESKSKSGSSSSPESSDSDKSTTSNLSLGLVNSGKRRKNKKKREEYCLKEKMRKEQREKRKLQEQIQELKQASIKVKEPVAYRGQDDYNAFEKWDYKVDHWLQASGYKGKRAVEHLGTFLSGNALRWYMDFVAPDPKSYTVDTLKMGLFSYFFPPDLKSKLCCEFKYARQGNQKFVDYLQALKRLQRQLPDITDRNICNKLWDTVHTYIKVKWIEAGLDEEETDLDILTEMAERFEAAEEAKQRASAQGKPKGNDQQNGGGLITKQTNKPPKQNPKGESSKQNSTPRAQNGKSKEKPKADKSKLSRDERNELRAAGKCFNCKEPGHTIKDCPTRNTAKPSTIFNASLQYSQIDKLQKQREQSYIGVASIQPIANNSPASAKTSLSKIEPGKSLLDEILDKITPYSQIVIAENDRLKITSKEKQEVQLTYREIAKLAKEAYLLRLEQRARENNPGKASETEYQTADESKEEANRPWEPLKWSNSEDESKGLGGIRIELNALKLDNGKKPQTTKNLERNASKPRDITQQMPKPIVVEALIEGHKVRALLDTGSLGDFISTTVVDQLKLKCKPLASPIGLQMAVQGLRSMINYSVDARISYQTVDYRRRFDVINIDNYNLILGTPFLYQHKVIIGMNPPSVSIGSTKPVPIKGEIVLEIKAHVAEIFEAEIEKCREELRNAGVDLCKTMAETLLPPFQAINHTIPLIDESKKYHSRCVQCPKPLQSLWDEKFCAYLDTGRWEHRPGSNAIPMLILMKKSKDGKTAVRTVLDKREINANTHKLALPLPDINDILSEVLRHPYQSLINGKDVYEQIRVVPEHVEQTLFMTPNGTMVSKVMQQGDCNAGATYQSLMNHIFADFIGKFMYVYLDNTIIFSDTVEEHVKHVQMVFKVLRREKLYLSPHKMQLFAEWLEILGHVITSAGISMDPHKVDAIEKWKVPTSKEQIISFLGAIGYLAPNCPNVRIPMSVLSKRAAASQPWRWEATEQQAFQEIKDIVSAYRNHNRVSLDYSPGAPPVNLTTDACCTGASGVVSQGEDLKTAKIAAFWSGKFTATQQNYPVHKQELLAIKESLERFKNLLQGKKLLARQVQWMEKINKFDVDIHYIPGKTNILANGLSQMYNNEPEGVERSKAKYVDDTDQETTHILVRATAVQEKVSKDITRPLYVGNEVKAKLKARQTIKQETRRSTWTRKPVEKYGQQPTPERKPRTKKGKPKAEPREESQDESQTKLRAKPQAKTGAETTVEPKDAKPNTLEIETESPLAKCITEVQLPECIWGTYKEDKALQVIVQELEKYSNFELEKDILYLRRDGERVLCIPDIKVGERKLREIIITHAHSILAHLSAKKTLQWLRTQVWWKTMVKDVYDYCKLCHVCAVNKTATQKPQGLLHPMPIPSYPWQSIGIDFVGPLPESETQYGKFDMIMTVIDNLTRMIHLVATKQTYKAKDIAEIIFEHVYKLHGMPETIVSDRNSLFTSTFWRKLAKLTKTKLKMSSAYHPQTDGMTERAQRTYLGMLRICTADKQKEWARHLPAIEFAINSARLEATGLAPFYLNYGRIPLPMIFDAITVVSLSLHADGEFVIPN; from the exons ccaaaaaccctactcgaaaatccacgagtagtgaggatgttagatggtaccatatctcagactggtcgcatttggcaccaggtccaactcgcggtctcggccaatggccatccccaccacattcctttccttgtttgccccataggcaacaccccggctattCTTGGCATGACCTGGCTCACATTGGAATCCCCCCTAAtcgactggcaacagggacttgTCACATTCCCAGAACaggttcaaattgcctctgaggaagaagcggaccctGACCCCTTGGCAGACCTCCCTACccaataccatgagtttgcgagagtatttggcaaagaagaatttaaggtccttcccccccacagggaatatgacatttccATTGACCTACTTcctgatgccaaactctcACCCGGACCCATTtatggcatgaccaatgcagaatccagggcgctgaaacaacacattgacgaggagctggcaacaggcaaaatccgccctagtacctcctcagcaggcgccccagtcatgttcgtaaaaaaggcagatggctccCTCAGACTGGTTGTCGATTATAGGAAGTTGAACAAGGTCACTCATAAAAATGTCTACCCTCTCCCCAGGCaagatgaccttatggccaaACTAAGGAATGCAAAACTCTTCACCAAGTTGGATCTTTGTTGGGGCTATAACAACGTCAGAATtaaagaaggagatgagtggaagacggcctttaGGACTAAGTATGGACTATTTGAATATctggtcatgccctttggtctcaccaacgccccggccgccttccaacattttatgaatgacttgttcagggatctcatcgacgtcacagtggtaatctacctggatgatatcctcatcttctcagaagaccccgAGAAGCACCCGGAACACGttagggaagtcctatcgAGGCTAATGAAAAACCAGTTGTTTTGCAAGCTCTCtaaatgccacttccacgtcactacggTGGATTACTTAGGCATCGTCATATCCCCAGCCggtttctccatggaccagaaaaagattgaggcagtcacgtcatggccacAGCCCAAGACGGTtaaacaagtccaggccttcctaggttttgtcaattacctccgccggtttatccccaactttaGTTCGGTCGCACGCCCTCTGCAtaatctcaccaaaaaggaaaccccttggtcatggggtaacctagaggaagcagcGTTCCAGGAATTAAAGCTTcttgtcacccagtcaccGGTCCTTATTCACTCCAACCCAGGCCTACCCTACTACCTcaaaacagacgcatcaggggtagcaatggGAGCAATACTCAGCCAGCGAGGCCCAGACAACCGGTTACACCCCATTGCCTACATGTCCAAAtcattctcaggagcagaagccaattacgacacccacgataaggaactcctggcaataatcaaggcattagaagaatggcggatATTCCTAGAAGCTACAGACAAGccaatccaggtcttcacggatcacaggaacctggaatactggaggCAAGCCAGGACCTTCAACCGGAGGCACGccagatggcgcatattcctgagcgatttcaatttCGAAAtccattattgcccagggaagcaatcagggaaaccagatgcactGTCCAGAAGGTCTGACTACGTAGATACGCCCCCAAacccagaagtcatgctaccagcggaagtatttgccaacacgtcagaagaggaactcaATATTGTCTCAGAAATCCGTACCAAACTCAGGGATGACCCGTCACTTGAACCCATCATCAAgttcctcacagaagacgcGGACAACGCACCTCTGTCAATTCGAAAGGCCTACAGGGaatatgattgggaagaagacctattatggtaccgcggaaaGTTGGTGGTTCCAGACTCAGAATCCACAAAAGACCGGCtactcagggaattccacgactcaccgctggcaggacacccagggcaACAACGTACCCTTGAACTGTTAAGTCGcaattactggtggccagggatgaaGTCCTCCGCCAAGGagtgggtagaatgttgccccgtatgccaagccaaccggcGAGCCCATGCACCGGTCATTGCGCTGAAACCTTTGGAAGTCCCCCCGTTCCCGtttcacaccatctcctaCAATTTCATCACTGGGTTCCCCAAGTCACAGGGTCACGACGCTATCTTAGTGGTGATTGATtcattctccaagtttgggcacttcatccccacctCCAAGAAAGTTACCGCCAAAGGCCTTGCAGATCTTTTCATCAcccatgtgtggaaacttcACGGATTACCGGTCAAAACAATCTCTGACCGCGGAACCACCTTCACTGGAAAGTTCTTAAGGGCCCTCTACCAACGACTTGGAGTCAAGCCAGCTTTCTCCTCTGCGTATCACCCCGaatcagatggacagacagaaagggtgaaccagttcattgagttttaCCTACGCTCCTACATAGCCGCCGACCATTTGGATTGGGCCACTTGGCTACCTTTGGCTGAgtacgcatacaacaatgccaaacACGCATCAACCGGAAAAACACCCTTCGAACTTGTCTATGGACGGAACCCGATCATGAACCCTTCCAACATCCCagccaacgtcccagaagcagatgcgGTAGCTGACACGTTagcccaagaatggaaagaggccGAATcagccctcagaatgagcaaagaacggatgaTCAGGGACAAGGGAACAGTACCGGAATACTCAGTAGGGGAGAaggtctggctagatggaaaaaacgtagaGCTTAGGACCAACTCAAATAAACTGGACCCCAAACGACTAGGACCATTCAAAGTCATCGAAAAGGTttccagccacgcctaccgtCTAGAATTACCggaaaccctgaaaatccatgatgtCTTCTACGTTGGGTTATTATCCAGAAGCTATGAATCTCCAAGTCAGCCGTTCCCAGAGcgacctccccctgaaacaatagagggagaagaggaatacaaagtagaacaaatcattgactcaaaGCGACAAagagggaaatggttttatctgattaaatggaaaggttacggcccagaagacaactcctgggaGCCCGAGGAACtattggaacacagccaggaggagatcaagcgcttcaatcaggctagactcagaaaggctc cgagtaccccaccttacagtggagtacGACACTGGACCAGCAACAGAGTGGCTGGCCCTGCCGAGAAGAATATTGGGGAAGCAAAGGGAgacccaagccaaccataCCACTTGGAGGAGAGAGCGAGCGAACAGGCCCCCGGGCCTAGCGAACTGCACCCCTCGAGGGCAAGTACGAGCAAACAGGCCTCACAGCCAAGCAAACCGTACCCCTCACGACTCGTTACTCCATCATTCCTAGCTGATGCCAAAGCGACTCCAAGAGAAGAAGACCCTGTGGGGTCCACAACTCCGTTCGTAACCCCTAGCCAAAAGGCTAGGCCACCTGTAACTACACATTGCGCGCCCCTAAACGGGCCCAAGTTCTTTACAGAAACAATTAATGTTGATACTGGTAGCATACATGAGGAAGTTGAAGAACCCAAAAACGGGTCCAACAAAACACTGAGACAGTCCAAAGTATTGAAAGGAAAGTCAGCGGCTCAACAAAAAGCCGAGGACTTAGCATACATGCGTGAGATAATCAAAGACAATCAAAGACTGAGGAGTCTCCGATCATCGCTACCCAACATCATACAGAATGACAAAGACCTGTTGACCAAAATCAACAAGGCGCTCTGGGAGTCATCAAACACCAAAGAATACATACCCTCAGAATGGGAAATAGAACTGGAAACAAACTCACCAAACGCAGAGACACGGACAGTGGCCCAGCCGAGCAATCAAAGCGCTGCTGCGGACCCCGGCTGTCCCACCTTTTTTGACAAAGGCAAATGGATTAGCAACGAGGATTTTGATGCGCAACAGGCTTACAAAACAGCAAAGTCCAGAACGGATGACACAATGCCTAAGAAAGATCGACCGTCTATTGGAATTACACTAGATGACATAAGGCCACCCAGGAAAGCAGCATGGCGAGAAACGCCGgaaagatcacgtgacaggTCCGGCATTGCGGCCCTCCCTGCGGGGGGATACTTTGCTAACAAAATGAGAGCAAAGGGAGTGGCAACGCCTAGCACctcaaagaaagaaaagagtgCTAAAAAGCGCGCATACAGCCCGTCAGAAAGCAAAAGCAAAAGCGGAAGTAGCAGCTCACCGGAAAGCTCCGACAGTGACAAATCCACTACGTCAAACTTGTCCTTGGGATTGGTTAACAGCGGGAAAAGACGGAAGAACAAGAAAAAAAGAGAGGAGTACTGTCTAAAAGAGAAAATGCGCAAGGAGCAACGCGAGAAACGTAAGCTCCAAGAACAAATCCAGGAACTCAAACAAGCTAGcatcaaagtcaaggaacCGGTCGCGTACCGAGGACAAGATGACTACAACGCATTTGAAAAGTGGGACTACAAAGTAGACCACTGGCTCCAAGCATCCGGGTATAAGGGCAAACGTGCAGTAGAACACCTTGGAACGTTCCTATCAGGGAACGCTTTGCGCTGGTATATGGACTTTGTAGCCCCGGACCCAAAATCCTACACGGTAGACACGCTTAAAATGGGATTATTTTCTTATTTTTTCCCGCCTGATCTTAAAAGCAAGCTTTGCTGCGAATTCAAATACGCGCGGCAAGGCAACCAGAAGTTTGTCGATTACTTACAAGCCCTGAAACGGCTCCAGAGACAACTGCCAGACATCACAGACCGTAATATATGCAACAAACTATGGGACACAGTGCATACATACATAAAGGTCAAATGGATCGAGGCAGGACTAGATGAGGAAGAGACAGACCTGGACATACTTACTGAGATGGCGGAGCGCTTTGAAGCAGCCGAAgaggctaaacaaagggcGTCCGCGCAGGGAAAACCCAAAGGAAATGATCAGCAGAACGGCGGCGGGTTAATTACAAAACAAACGAACAAGCCACCCAAACAGAACCCAAAGGGCGAGAGCAGTAAACAGAACTCCACCCCAAGGGCCCAAAACGGGAAGTCAAAAGAAAAACCTAAAGCTGACAAATCAAAGCTGTCACGTGATGAGAGGAACGAGCTACGCGCGGCGGGTAAATGCTTCAATTGCAAGGAACCTGGACACACAATCAAAGACTGCCCAACGCGCAACACAGCTAAGCCCAGTACTATATTCAACGCATCACTACAGTACAGTCAAATTGACAAGCTACAGAAACAGCGGGAGCAATCATACATTGGAGTTGCAAGCATACAACCGATTGCAAATAATAGCCCTGCAAGCGCCAAGACCTCCCTAAGCAAGATTGAGCCCGGGAAGTCCCTCCTAGATGAAATATTAGACAAAATAACCCCGTACTCACAGATTGTGATAGCGGAGAATGATCGCCTAAAGATCACTAGCAAAGAAAAACAGGAAGTTCAGCTCACCTACAGAGAGATTGCAAAACTTGCAAAGGAAGCGTACTTACTAAGACTGGAGCAAAGGGCACGTGAAAACAACCCCGGAAAAGCGAGTGAGACTGAGTACCAAACCGCTGATGAAAGCAAAGAGGAGGCCAACAGGCCCTGGGAACCACTCAAGTGGTCCAACTCAGAGGACGAATCAAAGGGGTTGGGGGGTATACGCATAGAGCTAAATGCGCTAAAACTTGACAATGGCAAGAAACCCCAAACAACAAAGAATCTTGAGCGGAACGCGTCAAAACCAAGAGACATTACCCAACAAATGCCTAAGCCAATTGTAGTAGAAGCGTTGATTGAAGGACACAAGGTACGCGCCTTACTGGACACAGGATCACTAGGTGACTTTATCTCTACTACAGTTGTTGACCAACTCAAGCTCAAATGCAAGCCGCTAGCAAGCCCAATCGGACTACAGATGGCAGTACAGGGGTTGCGAAGCATGATCAACTACTCAGTAGATGCACGCATATCATACCAGACTGTAGACTACAGGCGCAGATTTGATGTGATTAATATAGACAACTACAACCTAATCCTTGGTACACCATTCCTATACCAACACAAAGTAATAATAGGGATGAACCCGCCATCAGTGTCAATTGGGAGCACCAAACCGGTACCAATCAAAGGAGAAATTGTGCTTGAAATCAAAGCGCATGTAGCTGAAATCTTTGAGGCAGAAATAGAGAAGTGCCGGGAAGAACTTAGGAATGCTGGAGTAGACTTGTGCAAAACAATGGCAGAAACGCTGCTCCCGCCATTTCAAGCAATTAATCACACAATCCCACTGATTGATGAATCAAAAAAGTATCATTCACGTTGCGTACAGTGTCCAAAACCACTACAAAGCCTATGGGATGAAAAATTTTGCGCATACCTTGATACTGGCCGCTGGGAACACCGGCCAGGGAGCAACGCAATACCCATGTTAATTCTGATGAAAAAGTCGAAAGACGGCAAAACGGCGGTTAGAACAGTACTTGACAAACGTGAGATTAACGCAAACACTCACAAACTGGCATTGCCGCTACCTGATATCAACGACATACTATCAGAAGTGTTGCGGCACCCATACCAAAGCCTGATCAACGGTAAAGACGTGTATGAACAAATACGCGTAGTACCAGAGCACGTCGAACAAACATTGTTCATGACACCAAACGGAACAATGGTCAGTAAAGTGATGCAACAAGGCGATTGTAATGCAGGCGCAACGTACCAATCACTCATGAACCACATATTTGCGGACTTCATCGGGAAATTTATGTACGTCTATCTAGACAACACAATCATATTTTCAGATACTGTAGAAGAGCACGTGAAACACGTTCAAATGGTTTTCAAAGTACTACGACGCGAGAAACTGTACCTGAGCCCGCATAAGATGCAACTATTTGCTGAATGGCTCGAAATCCTAGGACACGTAATCACGTCAGCCGGAATCTCAATGGACCCACACAAGGTTGACGCAATTGAGAAATGGAAAGTACCTACGTCCAAAGAACAGATAATAAGCTTCTTGGGAGCCATAGGCTACCTAGCCCCAAACTGCCCAAACGTAAGAATACCAATGAGCGTTTTATCAAAGCGAGCGGCAGCATCGCAGCCATGGCGTTGGGAAGCAACGGAACAACAAGCGTTCCAAGAAATCAAGGACATTGTATCAGCATATAGGAACCATAATAGGGTGTCACTGGATTACTCACCAGGTGCTCCACCAGTTAACCTAACAACCGACGCATGCTGCACAGGAGCAAGCGGTGTAGTAAGTCAAGGAGAGGACCTGAAAACAGCAAAGATAGCTGCGTTCTGGTCAGGAAAGTTCACAGCCACTCAGCAGAACTACCCAGTGCACAAACAAGAACTATTAGCTATCAAAGAATCGCTAGAAAGGTTCAAAAACCTACTACAAGGC AAGAAACTCTTGGCGCGACAAGTCCAATGGATGGAGAAAATCAACAAATTTGACGTAGACATACACTACATACCCGGCAAGACAAACATACTAGCCAACGGGCTATCACAAATGTACAATAACGAGCCAGAGGGCGTAGAACGATCTAAAGCCAAGTACGTTGATGATACGGATCAAGAAacaacgcatatacttgTCAGAGCAACAGCAGTACAGGAGAAAGTGTCCAAAGACATCACCAGGCCGTTGTACGTTGGCAACGAAGTAAAAGCCAAGCTCAAAGCTAGACAAACAATCAAGCAGGAGACCAGACGCAGCACTTGGACGCGCAAGCCAGTAGAAAAATATGGCCAGCAACCCACACCTGAACGGAAGCCCCGGACAAAGAAGGGAAAACCGAAGGCTGAACCTAGAGAAGAGTCACAGGATGAGTCACAAACCAAGTTGAGGGCCAAACCACAAGCCAAGACCGGGGCCGAGACAACAGTAGAGCCTAAAGATGCAAAACCCAACACGCTAGAGATAGAAACAGAATCACCACTAGCTAAGTGCATAACGGAAGTTCAATTACCGGAATGCATTTGGGGTACATACAAAGAGGACAAAGCCCTACAGGTAATAGTACAAGAACTGGAAAAGTACTCAAATTTTGAACTCGAGAAAGACATACTATACCTACGCAGAGATGGCGAACGAGTATTATGCATCCCAGACATCAAAGTAGGCGAAAGGAAACTGCGTGAGATCATCATCACACACGCGCACTCAATCCTGGCGCACCTCAGCGCAAAGAAAACGCTACAGTGGCTGCGCACGCAAGTATGGTGGAAAACCATGGTCAAAGATGTGTACGATTATTGCAAATTGTGTCATGTATGCGCAGTAAACAAGACGGCAACACAGAAGCCGCAAGGACTACTTCACCCGATGCCAATCCCATCGTACCCATGGCAGTCTATTGGCATTGATTTTGTAGGACCACTACCAGAGTCAGAGACCCAATACGGCAAATTTGACATGATCATGACGGTCATTGATAACCTCACGCGAATGATTCATTTAGTTGCTACAAAACAGACATACAAAGCGAAAGATATTGCTGAAATTATATTCGAACATGTCTATAAACTACACGGTATGCCGGAGACTATAGTATCAGACCGTAACTCACTGTTCACATCGACGTTCTGGCGCAAACTTGCAAAGCTGACAAAGACCAAGCTTAAGATGTCATCAGCTTATCACCCACAAACGGACGGCATGACAGAAAGAGCACAGCGCACCTATTTGGGAATGCTAAGGATCTGCACCGCAGATAAGCAGAAAGAGTGGGCTAGGCACTTGCCGGCCATCGAATTTGCAATCAACTCGGCAAGATTGGAAGCGACCGGGTTAGCACCGTTCTATTTGAATTACGGACGCATACCCTTGCCAATGATATTTGACGCAATTACAGTTGtgtccctcagcttgcaCGCTGATGGGGAGTTTGTTATTCCAAATTAG